A window of Rhododendron vialii isolate Sample 1 chromosome 11a, ASM3025357v1 genomic DNA:
TGTTTGCGATTTTCCGGATGTGTTTCCGGAGGAGTTACCCGGTCTACCTCctgagagagaagttgaatttACTATCAAGTTACTTCCCAGTACCGCACCAATCTCTGTACCACCTTATCGTTTTGCTCCCGCCGAACTTAGGGAATTAAAGGTCCAGTTGCAGGAATTAGAAGATTTAGGGTTTATTCGTCCGAGCACATCTCCGTTGGGGGCACCGGCACTTTTTGTGCAGAAGAAAGATGGTTCACTTCGTTTGTGTATTGATTACCGTAAGCTCAACCGtgtcaccattaagaataagtatccaatgcctagaatcgacgacttatttgatcaacttcggggtgcgacttgtttctcaaaaatcgatttgaggtccggttatcatCAATTAAGAGTCCGAAGAGAGGATATTCCGAAAACCGCCTTTCGTACACGTTATGGTCATTACGAGTTTGTagttatgccttttgggttgacGAATGCGCCGGCTACTTTCATGGACTTAATGAACCGTATCTTCCATGTCTACCTTGATCGCTTCGTGGTCGTTTTTGTAGACGACATTCTCATATTCTCACCTTCGGTGGAGGAACACCAATCTCATCTCACTATTGtccttgaactcttgagagagcatCGTTTGTATGCTAAGCTTAGTAAGTGTGaattttggttatccgaagtcAAAATTTTGGGTCACGTGGTCTCAAATGGTGGAGTGTCCGTTGATCCGGGAAAGGTAGAGTCCGTTATGAATTGATAGCAACCGAAAAATGTGTTCgagattcgtagtttcttgggtttggcaGGGTATTATCGCCGTTTTGTCCAAGACTTTTAGCGTCTAGCGGCACCTATGACTAGGTTGACACGGAAAGGGACacgttttgtttggagtgacgcGTGTGAGACAGCTTTTGAGGAGTTAAAGAAGCGATTGACGACTGTGCTAGTTTTAATTGTGCCcgaacgtggagttggctactccgtTAATTGTGACGCTTCGAAAGAAGGGCATGGGTGCGTTTTGATGCAATCGGGGGGAGTAGTGGCGTATGGATCACGAcaattgaaaactcacgagcggAATTATCCTACgcatgacttagaacttgcggccgtTGTATTTGTGTTGaagagttggcgtcattacTTGTACGGTGAGAGATTCGAGGTCTTTTCTGATCATAAGAGTTTGAAATACCTATTCTCCCAAAAAGAGCTTAACTTACGACAACGACGTTGGATGGAACACTTGGAGGACTACGACTTTGATTTGCAATATCACCCGGGGAAGGCAAATGTAGTGGCCGatgcattgagtagaaaaccgacacATCGTGTGAGTCTTGCGATTCAcaagtggaaaatgatgaatgatCTAGGATTCTACGCGTTGCACTTTGAGGAAGTTCAGGATGGGGTTACCTTATGCAATTTGACCGTTCAATCTTCTTTGTCGAATCGAGTCATTGAAGCACAACAACACGACGAGGAAGTGGAGGAACTTCGTACCAAATTCCTAAGTGGGAAggctcaagaagggtggatgattcataCCGATGGAGGCTTACGTTATCAAGGAaaattgttcgtacccatttcgtgtcgagAAGAAATTTTGCGAGAGTTCCATCATTCTCCGTTAGCCGTTCATCCAGGAGGGACGAAAATGTATCACCATTTGagtagacaattttggtggtctGGGATGAAGAGGGATGTCGTTATTTTCGTGTCTAAGTGCCTCAcatgccaacaagtgaaagccgaacatcaacgacccgcgggagAGTTACAACCGTTgccagtggccgagtggaaatgggagaacgtgaccatggattttgtttcaGGTTTACCAAAGTCGCCGAGGGGACACGATGCTATATGGGTGATTGTGGACCGTTTGACCAAAATCGCTCACTTCTTACCCATCCAAGTTACCGATTCGATTGACACGCTTAGCCGATTGTACATTAGAGAGATTATCCGTCTCCATGGAATTCCTGTTTCTATCGTATCCGATTGAGATCCGAGGTTTATCACGCGCTTTTGGCAAAGCTTACAGGCCGCTCTTGGCACCAATTTTTGTTTAGTACCGTgtatcatcctcaaactgaTGGTCAATCCGAGCGAACGATTTAGATTTTGGAGgatatgcttcgggcttgcgtCATGGATttttcggggtagttgggaggatcatTTGCCGTTAGTCGAGTTCGCGTACAATAATAGTTATCAATCGAGTATCGAGATGGCATCGTACGAGGCTTTGTATGGGAGGCCATGTAGATCACCCGTGTGTTGGACTGAATTGGGCGAGGCTACGTTAGTAGTGCCGGATATGATTAAAGAGACATCCGAGAGCATGAAAGCAATTCGTCAACGTCTTTTGGAAGCTCAAGAAAGGACAACCGAACAAGTTAAGGTGATTCGCCAACGATTGTTAACTGCacaaagtagacaaaagaattatgccgatcgtcgtcgcCGACCGTTATCGTTTGAAGAGGGGGATCATGTATTTCTTAAGGTATCACCACGTCGAGGTTTGTCACATTTTGGGAAGAAAGGGAAGCTTTCACCATGTTATATTGGGCCGTTTGACATCATTGAAAAGATCGGGGATGTAGCATATCGCTTGGCTTTGCCACCAAAACTTTCAGGAATGCATGGCGTGTTTCACGTGTCCATGTTGAGGAAATACGAACCGGATCCATCTCATGTCTTAGAATGGTCTGAACTTGAACTAGAAGCCGATGCATCATATGGAGAGGAACCAAttcgtatcctagattcgcgcgatcaagtgttgaggggtaagacaATACCATTAGTGCGTGTAACGAccttgaattttggtcaataaacatttcgttaaatatttgaattttatttgaattacttatttttcttaagtggctatatgattcttgttaattttttgtcgtagttagatttcggtcgttgattaactctcgactagaaaccctacgtgaccgatttggttagtttccaaccgactacttggaagaaccaagcaaccaacttacctagttactagatgaaccttttggaccttttaagacttttgaaccttttgcctttacccattggtccataatggttagtgtattttttgtccattggacaataggctttcctttaaaatattttgataagtacaaggatatagtattttaatgggtttataaacacatgtgcaaagtacatttattctttgtttattggggattctcccacccctccattatccattggttgataaccacaagggtaatttttgtccattggataataaactttttattataaaagtacatgtagtctttcaaaatcttattttaaaataaatggtacttgtactcttttgtccaatggttattaaccgcaagagaaattattatccattgggtaataaccgctagggaagttagtaaccattgggtaataaagtcttttgaccaaataaagtaccgatgtgactagggaaccttccaataaagttgatttgactagtcaacctttttcaaccctagaaattacttatttatttccttttattaatttggttttattctttgtccattggacaataaaagttaggggaactattatccattggataatagaaacccaattctttatattaaaggggttttgagcaaagtacttgaatagacttttataattattttgaaaagtacttttgattattttttctaataaaagtacccaagtaaacttggaccattggacaataaccgttagggtaatctttacccattggacaaaagcctttcctttattttatttggtaagtacatttatatataagcatgtgtaataataaaaaggacatgtagtctttttcaaagacttagtttaatatttaaagtactcttaccttattatcctttggttattaaccgttagggattttattatccattgggtaatagccttattctttcaaccaagtacatgaatctattaaactagtctttttcttaaaacccatgtgatgaagtacccatattttaatttgaaagtacttattagccttagtagcctttaaggcctaagattttccaaagtactcctttattattttgtattggggttttgtacccaattggattaatttatgggaggtgtgatctacctagattacaaagtaccctagtttatttatttaaagagacatgtgcttatttatttggaaatcttagcctttaagtttccttgaccctagtaccaaaggtacccattgtttattgttacttgtacttttatatgtgtatatatatatatatatgtgtgtgtgtgtgtgtgtgtacttgagagagagagagagagagagagagagagaggagagagaggccgagagaaggagagaggagagagaggccgagagagagggagaggagagagagagccgagagagagataggagagagagagggagagattttgttgtactttcttgaccttccatgatccttccttgatctttctccatccttggagaatcttttccctaaccaaacttaactccccatttgtacctccatgctttgtttaaaaccaaatcttgtactcttgtctcctttccttgcatcaaatcttccataaatcccatccaaggacaagtcttagccatgcaagcctaacatttagccatgcaagcctagggttagcctttgaccttccataagtgcatgacaagtgtcaaagtgtgaggtatgagagagagagaggggggccggccatgaagagaggagagagagccaaggtttttctataaataggaccccattccaagcattgaactcacaccttcaagctttgctcttccttctctctagaaattctttgttctttctttgttcttcttttgttcttcatgttcttgagtagttcttgagttcttcaagaaactcaacctaggccgccactaagctgccactcgaccacccttcgatccataaagtagagtagtgatagtcaagtagaagtttcgagagaaacctttctctttcgaagctaccggagaccaccgtaggaagttactccgcccgaccaccgacgtactttccgtagccgactaaccttccgtagccgactaccgccaagaagtaaggtagaatacctctactcacttccctacgtatatgtagaaccccttgaccctaactctacgtgtagaaccgtatgatagaaaataggttatctttatttacgtacttatcgtttgtttagaagtatttgtattttgatctttaaagatgattatgagtatgtatatataagttgcttgtattacttgtggtgtgattaagcataagtgatttcactccaaagacgtccatacatgtggcgttgtgctttgaataaagcataagtgatacactccaaaggcgtccgtatatgtggcgttatgctataagtagtaattaagcgtgatgagtaatatagaattggatgatcttgttaggatgattcttgcttacgtttgtcctaccgcggagtctttgtatgtaaacgagacacgagaaccgagaaagtagaaacatgacacctagggtgtggttaattaaaagaaatgttttccgaggaaggaaatatttttgaaactacataatgaccggttttaggtggcattatgtgagttgtgtgcgtgtgtaaaagaaacatttgaaaaggtttttgaaatgttttgaaaaacgcaatgtggccggacatggtagcccattgtgtggtgtgtgttgaaaaacccaatgagaacccggagcggcggaatcattgtgggaatactcgggaacccggagcggcggaaccgagggttttaaattgtgtgcgttcccatgggaatccggagtggcggaaccatggtgaggtatagcttggttatccgtggtacggagccaatgcaaatatttttgtgtgccaatgggaacccggcgcggcggaaccattgtgaggatacttgggaacccggcgcggcggaaccaaggttgggtgtgtatgcttggttatccgcggtacggagccaatgcaaatatttttgtgtgccaatgggaacccggcgcggcggaaccattgtgaggatacttgggaacccggcgcggcggaaccattgtgaggatacttgggaacccggcgtggcagaaccaaggttgggtgtgtagcttggtcatccgcggtacggagccaatgcaaatatttttgtgtgccaatgggaacccggcgcggcggaaccattgtgaggatacttgggaacccggcgtagcggaaccaaggttgggtgtgtagcttggttatccgcggtacggagccaatgcaaatatttttgtgtgccaatgggaacccggcgcggcggaaccattgtgaggatacttgggaacccagcgcggcggaaccaaggttgggtgtgtagcttggttatccgtggtacggagccaatgcaaatgattttgaaagtgtgtggcttgattatccgcggtatggagccaatgcgaatgttttgtgttaaacaaatggtttttgaaagattgttttgtaagtgaaaatgttgacacggtctacgatgagtcgcgtaggagaaactctgaaatcttggacaccaacgatagttgattaacgaatgtgggtgtgtcattgattaagctgcgtatatatgtattatgtggaaatcgatgtgttattatttcctgttgttttaagttatgggttagcgggtatgggattactctgctgagctttgtagctcacggtgttgccttttggtgaccctgacatattatatcggtggcgacgctggtataatgtgtcagactttgtagatgatcagggtaagcagatcaccgtggaggctttggagctggcaagaatagaggagctgaggagctgtagttaggaaccctagaatccccctccgtttatgtaaatattgaactcttgagagagttttgttgtaataacgagccagactccatttgattttatgaataaaatgtccttttaacgtaccgaAAATTtagggcgttacagattttatcaataaattgttttcttaacgtacccaaaattcggggcgttacagtgcGAGTCTTGTGCAGTAACCAAGGCAAGGAAGAGTCGACTTGGGAACGAGAAGATGAGGTTAGGGAGAAGTATCCACTCTTATTTCCGGTTTGAATCAATGTGAGTTTCCGAACTGAGACTTATGATTATGACATTGTTGCATGATATTTAGTAATACTATTGGTGCATATCTAAATGTTGCATACCTCGTTGATTATGGTTATaaatttcgaggatgaaatttctttaaggaggatagggtgtaaggacccgtattttttaaaaacttaataaaagaTTTATTAAGTATTTTAAATAAGGAAAATATGGGTTTTATTGAGTTTAAATGAATTGGGgtgaatgtgatagaattgTTTGTGGGAGGGTGCATGTGCAATTTGACGTGTGggtagtatatatgtgtgtgggtgtgtatgtaGAGGAGTAAAATActcctcactttctctctctcactcccgatctctccctttctctcggcactctctctctctcctcctccaacacccaaaacttcacccctcactcaaaacccaagaCAAATAATCTTCAATCCTTCATACATTCTTGTTATTGAGCCCGTATCTCGTTGGAtatagctcggagaggagtattctcGGTGGATTTCGAATTTCAAGGCTAGGGCTCGATCAAATCCCGTTGGGTTTCGTTCTCCAAGGCGAGGTAGGAAATTCTTACTCCTCTACATGTTTATGGGTTGATTGTGTGCCAAATTTGTGCTTTAGTTGGTTGAAATCGAAGTTATACATATTCTTCATTTTCTGCAAGTCGTCCACTGTCAAGCagtggtaccaatacctactttttgaggtatcaataccttgATCTCAGATTTCTCTctagattggtttggtaccaataccattttttttaggtATCAATACCTTAGTATCAGTACCCACTTtttgaggtatcaataccttgATCTCGGATTGCtctctggattggtttggtaccaatacctactttttgaggtattggtaccaatgactAAGAAAACTGTGTTTGAACTCTATTGATCATTCTTCGATTGTATTGGCTCCCGATCACCTCTAACACTCCCCAATCATATTCTAGTCATCTCTAAACTTTGTTGCTCGTGTTCCAACGACTCATTGTTCGTCCCTACTCTTTTGGACCTCGTTATAATAAGGATAAACGTAAAACTAAATGAATATGATACTTGTTTCCTTTGTTTATGCATTCGGGTTATTATGTGAGCATTATGGCATATTTTATGAAGGATTATGCTATACGGTATTGAGGCTTGTAGAATGAAAAATTGCGTTTTAGAACAATAGAACGATACGAAAAAAGCCACGGAACCACTATGAGGTGGGATGCCGGaaatgggacgcacggggtcccaaatgcccggaagtgcacaagaaagccacggatccactgCTCGGTGTGATGCCGAAACGAATATGGGATGCACGGGGTCCCATTTGCCCGGAAAAGAAATCGAGAACATTCGACATATTGAAAGCGGAGAACTTAGAGAGTGTTAAGCTTCAAGTGTGAAAACGGTGTCGGTTATCAAGTCATAGATCCTTGCTTCGGTTCATGTGAGAATCTTACTGTTGTCATTGTTCTTTCCGGTGCATAAATCATCTCATATGCATATAATTTGAGCAAAGATTTCtctgctgggctagtgtagctcaacctattattattttcaggtacctCTCAGGGGCATTGATATGGAGTGCGTGTTGTACATTTGACcatacttttgaaagctaacaacGAGTAATTACCATGgcatcttttgtaaaatccttttgaagatgtaatcgtaatttcaattatattcttttGCCTTACTCTCTTGggattattttttaagaatttggggccggagtgccattaatgtaaacttttaaaatttgattttttctcttggatggattatggaaagTATTTGGGGGTATTACGTTGAATTGTTGCGAagtattttaattgaaaatattattattattatgttgaaaatccagGGCGTGACAAAACTACTgatagaacattccaaaatGCTGTGAAAAATGATCTGGCGGCAGAGGAAATGATTCTCATGGAGAGATTTCAAACACTGTATTCCAcaggcaaaagaaaaaaagtaagggTTGTGAGATTGATATTGCGGTTAGCAGATGTATTTTCCTAGAAATACTGTATTTCTATCTTGAAAGGCtttttggctctggattgggtcctctaagtggctaaaagtactcacaaAGTCCCTCAGGcatacgagaagtcaatcaacaatcactTTATCctgtttcatcatcgggatggttctcaaggtgggacttgaaatactCGTTAGGCCAAATTATTGTGTCTACGATACCCCTATAGTGCTAGTGGTAACATCTTCGGCCAATTTGTGTAGGTGTTGGTGGTTTTCCTAAGGATCTTCTTGACATTCTTGTTTGTGGCTTCAACTACTCCATTTGTTTCAGGTTGGTAAATAGATGACCGGTGATTCTTTATTCCGAACTCGACGAAAAGCTTCTTACTTGCTCCGTAAAAATGTGATCCGTTGTCACAGATGATCTCATGTGGCACCCCATACCGGTAAATAATGTTGGTATGGATGAATTTGGCCACATGGGTAGCTTTGAGAGTAGCATAAGAAGctgcctcgacccatttggtgaagtaatCAATGCCCACAAGGATAAACTGATGCTTGTATTTCCCTTTCGAGTTTATACTTCCAACGACGTCTATCCCCCAGGTGGAGAATGGCCATGGAGAAATCATACTGTACAATTCCGTAAGGGGACTACGCAAGCGATCAGCATGGGTTTGGCACTTGTAACATCGACGAACATATATAACTAGTGCAGTCAACTTCCATCATAGTCCAATCGTACCCTTGTCATAGGATTTTCTTCGCCATAATTGTCCCATTCATATGTGGCCCACAAATCCCTTCATGTATTTCTTCCATGATCTTTTggctttcttcttttgtgacaCATAGCTGATTGGGACCTAAATGTGCTCTTCGATATAATGCTCCATGACAAACTGAGTGGCAAACTTTCGCCGAGCCATTTTATCCTTTGGAGTAGATTCCAGAGGATACTCTCCTCTTTCTAAGAACCCCTTCATATCCTTGTACCATGGCTTTccttcatcatcatcctcctcAATAAAAGCACATTCACATGTTGGCTTGATCCTTTGTTCGATCATCAGTGGCCGCATTTTAAATCCCAAAATATTTCTACCATGGAAGCCAACGTTGAAAGGGTGTTGCAAGCCAACCAACACAGAATGATAAAACTTCAATGTGTCCTCTTTAACTTTCCAATCTCCCCTTGCTTGAGATACCGCCAAATTTGAATCCCCAATGACCTCTAACCTCTTTGCTCCTAGCTCCATTGCTTCTTCCATCCCAGCAATGGAGACCTCATACTTAGCTTGGTTATTGGTGACTTCAAATCTCAATTTGTATGACAGAGGGACATGTGAGTCATTAGGAGAAACTAACAATATCTCTATGCTATACCCAAATGGATTTGATGCTCCATCGAAATAAAACTGCCAAGTATTGTCAAGAAGAAGTAGGATATCCTCATCTGGGACCATAAAATCTTCAACCTCAGCCTCTGTTACTGGAT
This region includes:
- the LOC131306793 gene encoding uncharacterized protein LOC131306793 translates to MGLYILRKLALIEKLARWLLLLAEFDLKYMTKKSVKKRAVAELLADHPVTEAEVEDFMVPDEDILLLLDNTWQFYFDGASNPFGYSIEILLVSPNDSHVPLSYKLRFEVTNNQAKYEVSIAGMEEAMELGAKRLEVIGDSNLAVSQARGDWKVKEDTLKFYHSVLVGLQHPFNVGFHGRNILGFKMRPLMIEQRIKPTCECAFIEEDDDEGKPWYKDMKGFLERGEYPLESTPKDKMARRKFATQFVMEHYIEEHI